In the Populus trichocarpa isolate Nisqually-1 chromosome 1, P.trichocarpa_v4.1, whole genome shotgun sequence genome, one interval contains:
- the LOC18094016 gene encoding protein PIN-LIKES 3 yields MQLVFFVLSPALVGSNLVVGWLLNVLIPFVIGSVLGWLLVKITKAPKGLRGVIMGCCAAGNLDKMLLVIVLAVCKEKGSPFGVSDVCTGNGMAYVSLSMAIGSLYIWSYVYNIVRIYSSKDSDEAKPDVLPEGTESAGEKNESAKCRTGPPLPSRSLTWRNFWRLFAPAIIGAIVGLMIGIIPPFRKVLIGDRAPLHAVEDSADMVGKAAIPIITLILGANLLKGLKGSKVPLLVIIGIVAIRYIILPILGVVIIKYAIHFRLVRSDPLYQFVLLLQFALPPANSVATMSQLFGVGQTECSVIMLWTNALATVSLTVWSTFFIWFVR; encoded by the exons ATGCAGCTTGTGTTTTTTGTCTTGAGTCCAGCACTTGTTGGCAGCAACTTG GTGGTTGGATGGTTACTAAATGTTCTCATCCCCTTTGTCATTGGCTCGGTGCTTGGATGGTTACTTGTAAAAATCACCAAAGCTCCTAAAGGTCTTCGGGGAGTGATCATGGGATGTTGTGCTGCCG GAAACCTGGACAAGATGCTTCTCGTAATTGTTCTAGCTGTCTGTAAAGAAAAAGGCAGTCCATTTGGAGTTTCCGATGTCTGTACCGGCAATGGAATGGCATATGTTTCACTCTCTATGGCA aTTGGATCCTTGTACATCTGGTCATATGTGTACAATATTGTGCGTATATATTCAAGTAAAGATTCTGATGAAGCCAAACCAGATGTCTTACCGGAGGGTACAGAGTCTGctggagaaaaaaatgaatctgcAAAGTGTCGCACAGGGCCCCCACTTCCTTCAAGATCCCTCACTTG GAGAAATTTTTGGAGATTGTTTGCACCGGCAATTATTGGAGCG ATTGTCGGATTGATGATTGGTATCATCCCTCCATTCAGAAAAGTACTAATTGGTGATAGAGCTCCTCTTCATGCGGTTGAAGACTCTGCAGACATGGTTGG CAAGGCAGCCATTCCAATCATTACTTTGATTTTGGGAGCAAATCTTCTGAAGG GTTTGAAAGGCTCGAAGGTGCCACTCTTGGTGATTATTGGTATAGTGGCCATTAGGTATATAATTTTGCCGATTTTGGGAGTAGTTATCATTAAATATGCAATCCATTTTCGCTTGGTGCGCTCAGATCCGTTATATCAGTTTGTTCTTCTCCTCCAGTTTGCACTTCCTCCAGCAAACAGCGTAG CTACAATGAGCCAGTTGTTTGGAGTTGGCCAAACCGAATGCTCTGTGATCATGCTATGGACCAATGCCTTGGCCACAGTCTCGCTGACCGTTTGGTCAACATTCTTCATCTGGTTTGTTAGATAA
- the LOC18094013 gene encoding uncharacterized protein LOC18094013 — protein MPLKQLFDDANNDDDVSKIEIDKEFAKRYEHNKKREALQRYEQLQKEGLVDESESGSESSSSDETDIKKTDIKFFDNLLKVKNRDPSLYSNAKLFESDSSDTEEEDIKVGNEKHTKKKPMYLKDVMARHLIEKGPELDDEEGSSIKTKRADKSYNDEQEELRKAFLDAVEDEEEDGEQEFLKLKERKNEEVSGDGNAADADGVDFEKKLGDYFGGEGELDEGSMFLRDFFKNKMWLGKDERDDVGEDEVDELLRDEEEVERQEKYEESYNFRYEESVGDRVLGHSRKVEGSVRKKDNSRKEQRKNKEERMKIAEMERKEELKHLKNLKKKEMKEKMKKVMEVAGFKDDNEFPLDLEDEFDPDEYDKMMKKAFDVQYYEAEDVEPGFGSDDDNDEMEKPDFDKEDELLGLPKDWDMIDSSDGFLAARERSLKLKQQKGNDCYEKEEGSGEERSEESKRKRKRKMSLVQKVKEEMMEEYYKLDYEGTIGDLKTRFKYAKVDPNKFGLKTEEILEMDDKELNQYVSIKKLAPYMDKEWKVPSTKKHQQKMMIRERLQEKFDKKNKTKHKKDKPSSVLGSKQDGTEKLDESNVDTGNLSRKAKRRRRQAELKLSRPRLIAYGKVQS, from the coding sequence ATGCCGCTGAAGCAGCTATTCGACGATGCCAACAACGACGACGACGTATCGAAGATTGAAATTGACAAGGAGTTCGCTAAAAGATACGAACACAACAAGAAACGGGAAGCTCTCCAGAGATACGAACAGCTGCAAAAGGAAGGACTGGTTGATGAATCCGAATCAGGGTCAGAGTCATCATCATCGGATGAGACAGACATTAAGAAGACTGATATCaagttttttgataatttactCAAGGTAAAAAATCGTGATCCTTCTCTATATAGTAACGCCAAACTCTTTGAATCTGATAGTAGTGATACAGAAGAGGAAGATATTAAGGTTGGTAATGAAAAACATACGAAAAAGAAACCTATGTATTTGAAGGATGTGATGGCGAGGCATTTGATTGAGAAAGGGCCTGAGCTTGATGATGAGGAAGGGTCGTCAATTAAGACTAAGAGGGCTGATAAGAGTTATAACGACGAACAAGAGGAGTTAAGGAAGGCCTTTTTGGATGCGGTGGAGGATGAGGAAGAGGATGGAGAGCAGGAGTTTTTGAAGTTGAAAGAGAGGAAGAATGAGGAGGTGAGTGGGGATGGGAATGCTGCTGATGCTGATGGTGTGGACTTTGAGAAGAAGCTGGGTGATTATTTTGGTGGGGAAGGGGAGTTGGATGAGGGAAGCATGTTTTTGAgggatttttttaagaataagatGTGGCTTGGTAAGGATGAAAGGGATGATGTTGGGGAAGATGAGGTGGATGAGTTGTTGAGAGATGAGGAGGAGGTTGAGAGGCAAGAGAAGTACGAGGAGAGTTATAATTTTAGGTATGAGGAGAGTGTGGGGGATAGAGTGTTGGGTCATTCGAGGAAAGTGGAGGGGTCGGTGAGGAAGAAGGATAATTCGAGGAAAGAGCAGAGGAAGAACAAGGAGGAGAGGATGAAGATTGCGGAAATGGAGAGGAAAGAGGAGTTGAAGCATttgaagaatttgaagaagaaggagatgaaggagaagatgAAGAAAGTCATGGAGGTTGCAGGGTTTAAGGATGATAATGAGTTTCCGTTAGATTTGGAGGACGAATTTGATCCTGATGAGTATGATAAGATGATGAAGAAGGCTTTCGATGTGCAGTATTACGAAGCAGAGGATGTGGAGCCGGGGTTCGGgagtgatgatgataatgatgagaTGGAGAAGCCAGATTTTGATAAGGAGGATGAGTTGCTTGGACTTCCTAAAGATTGGGACATGATTGACTCTAGTGATGGGTTTTTAGCTGCAAGGGAAAGGAGTTTGAAACTGAAGCAGCAGAAAGGGAATGACTGCtatgagaaagaagaaggaagtgGAGAAGAACGGAGTGAGGAAAGTAAGCGGAAGAGGAAGCGAAAAATGTCACTTGTGCAGAAAGTTAAAGAGGAAATGATGGAAGAATACTACAAGTTGGACTATGAGGGTACTATTGGAGATTTAAAGACGAGGTTTAAGTATGCTAAAGTGGATCCTAACAAGTTTGGGTTGAAGACGGAAGAGATATTAGAGATGGATGACAAGGAGTTGAATCAATATGTTTCTATTAAAAAACTTGCACCCTATATGGATAAGGAATGGAAGGTGCCTAGTACTAAGAAACACCAGCAAAAGATGATGATTAGGGAGCGTTTGCAGGAGAAATTTGACAAGAAGAACAAGACAAAACATAAGAAAGATAAGCCATCCTCAGTTCTGGGTTCCAAACAAGATGGGACAGAAAAGCTGGACGAATCAAATGTGGATACTGGCAACTTATCCAGGAAAGCCAAAAGAAGACGCCGCCAGGCAGAACTGAAGTTATCACGCCCTCGGCTCATTGCCTATGGGAAGGTCCAATCTTAA
- the LOC18094012 gene encoding NO-associated protein 1, chloroplastic/mitochondrial isoform X2, with product MAPKSLSAFLFPLSLPHNLTYSTPKFLRIYTKPSPILCKSQQTPTATAHSSVSIPDQDGTGAAAPSRGDQFLERQKSFEAAKLVMKEVKKSKRREKGKALKLNTAVASCYGCGAPLHTLDPDAPGFVDPDTYELKKRHRQLRTVLCGRCRLLSHGHMITAVGGNGGYSGGKQFVSADELREKLSHLRHEKALIVKLVDVVDFNGSFLARLRDLVGANPIILVVTKVDLLPRDTDLNCVGDWVVEATTKKKLSVLSVHLTSSKSLVGIAGVVSEIQREKKGSANVGKSAFISALLKTMALRDPAAAAARKYKPIQSAVPGTTLGPIQIDAFLGGGKLYDTPGVHLHHRQAAVVHSEDLPALAPRSRLKGQSFPNSKVASENRMAEKIQSNGLNGFSIFWGGLVRVDILKVLPETCLTFYGPKALQIHVVPTDKADKFYQKELGVLLTPPTGKERAQDWRGLELEQQLQVKFEEVERPASDVAISGLGWIAVEPVSKSLRRSDINLEETIKELHLAVHVPKPVEVFVRPPLPVGKAGAQWYQYRELTEKEEELRPKWHY from the exons ATGGCACCTAAATCCCTCTCCGCATTTCTCTTTCCACTCTCTCTCCCCCATAATCTCACATACTCCACCCCTAAATTCCTTAGAATTTACACCAAACCCTCTCCCATCCTTTGCAAATCACAGCAAACGCCAACAGCGACAGCCCACTCCTCTGTTTCCATACCCGACCAGGATGGCACCGGGGCAGCTGCTCCTTCCCGAGGAGACCAGTTCCTTGAGCGTCAAAAATCGTTTGAGGCTGCTAAGTTGGTAATGAAAGAGGTGAAGAAGagtaagagaagagagaaagggaaGGCTTTGAAGCTCAATACGGCTGTTGCTAGTTGTTATGGATGTGGAGCTCCGTTGCATACCTTGGATCCTGATGCTCCGGGTTTTGTCGACCCGGATACTTATGAATTG AAGAAGAGACACCGCCAACTTAGAACAGTTCTTTGTGGAAGGTGCAGGCTTTTATCTCATGGGCACATGATAACTGCTGTTGGTGGAAATGGCGGGTATTCCGGTGGGAAGCAGTTTGTTTCAGCCGATGAGCTTCGTGAAAAGCTGTCTCATTTGCGGCACGAGAAAGCCTTGATTGTCAAATTG GTTGATGTTGTGGACTTCAATGGCAGCTTTTTGGCTCGCTTGCGTGATCTTGTTGGTGCCAATCCAATAATACTAGTTGTGACTAAG GTTGATCTCCTTCCTAGGGACACTGATCTTAATTGTGTTGGTGATTGGGTTGTAGAGGCCACCACAAAGAAAAAGCTTAG TGTTTTGAGTGTCCATCTCACCAGCTCCAAATCATTAGTTGGGATTGCTGGAGTTGTGTCAGAAATTCAAAGGGAGAAAAAG GGTTCAGCTAATGTTGGGAAATCTGCATTCATCAGTGCTTTACTGA AAACAATGGCACTTCGGGAtccagctgctgctgctgctcgaaaatacaaaccaatacaGTCGGCTGTTCCTGGAACAACCTTAGGTCCAATTCAGATTGACGCTTTCCTTGGAGGAGGG AAATTATATGACACACCCGGAGTTCATCTCCACCATAGACAAGCTGCAGTGGTTCATTCAGAAGATTTACCTGCTCTTGCCCCTCGAAGTCGTCTCAAGGGTCAATCTTTTCCT AACTCTAAGGTGGCCTCTGAAAACAGGATGGcagaaaaaatccaatccaatgGCTTGAatggattttcaattttttgggGAGGTCTTGTAAGAGTTGATATCTTGAAG GTTCTCCCCGAAACATGCTTAACATTTTATGGCCCCAAGGCTCTGCAGATTCATGTAGTACCCACTGATAAAGCTGATAAGTTTTACCAG AAAGAACTTGGAGTTCTATTGACACCTCCAACTGGAAAAGAGAGAGCACAAGATTGGAGAGGACTTGAATTAGAGCAGCAGTTGCAAGTAAAATTCGAGGAAGTGGAAAG GCCTGCTAGTGATGTAGCTATATCGGGTCTCGGATGGATTGCTGTGGAACCGGTAAGCAAATCACTTAGGCGGTCGGATATAAATTTGGAAGAAACTATCAAAGAACTGCATTTAGCTGTGCATGTACCAAAGCCAGTGGAGGTTTTTGTCCGGCCTCCTTTACCAGTAGGCAAGGCTGGAGCACAGTGGTATCAGTATCGAGAGTTgacagagaaagaagaagaattgagACCAAAATGGCACTATTAG
- the LOC18094012 gene encoding NO-associated protein 1, chloroplastic/mitochondrial isoform X1 has translation MAPKSLSAFLFPLSLPHNLTYSTPKFLRIYTKPSPILCKSQQTPTATAHSSVSIPDQDGTGAAAPSRGDQFLERQKSFEAAKLVMKEVKKSKRREKGKALKLNTAVASCYGCGAPLHTLDPDAPGFVDPDTYELKKRHRQLRTVLCGRCRLLSHGHMITAVGGNGGYSGGKQFVSADELREKLSHLRHEKALIVKLVDVVDFNGSFLARLRDLVGANPIILVVTKVDLLPRDTDLNCVGDWVVEATTKKKLSVLSVHLTSSKSLVGIAGVVSEIQREKKGRDVYILGSANVGKSAFISALLKTMALRDPAAAAARKYKPIQSAVPGTTLGPIQIDAFLGGGKLYDTPGVHLHHRQAAVVHSEDLPALAPRSRLKGQSFPNSKVASENRMAEKIQSNGLNGFSIFWGGLVRVDILKVLPETCLTFYGPKALQIHVVPTDKADKFYQKELGVLLTPPTGKERAQDWRGLELEQQLQVKFEEVERPASDVAISGLGWIAVEPVSKSLRRSDINLEETIKELHLAVHVPKPVEVFVRPPLPVGKAGAQWYQYRELTEKEEELRPKWHY, from the exons ATGGCACCTAAATCCCTCTCCGCATTTCTCTTTCCACTCTCTCTCCCCCATAATCTCACATACTCCACCCCTAAATTCCTTAGAATTTACACCAAACCCTCTCCCATCCTTTGCAAATCACAGCAAACGCCAACAGCGACAGCCCACTCCTCTGTTTCCATACCCGACCAGGATGGCACCGGGGCAGCTGCTCCTTCCCGAGGAGACCAGTTCCTTGAGCGTCAAAAATCGTTTGAGGCTGCTAAGTTGGTAATGAAAGAGGTGAAGAAGagtaagagaagagagaaagggaaGGCTTTGAAGCTCAATACGGCTGTTGCTAGTTGTTATGGATGTGGAGCTCCGTTGCATACCTTGGATCCTGATGCTCCGGGTTTTGTCGACCCGGATACTTATGAATTG AAGAAGAGACACCGCCAACTTAGAACAGTTCTTTGTGGAAGGTGCAGGCTTTTATCTCATGGGCACATGATAACTGCTGTTGGTGGAAATGGCGGGTATTCCGGTGGGAAGCAGTTTGTTTCAGCCGATGAGCTTCGTGAAAAGCTGTCTCATTTGCGGCACGAGAAAGCCTTGATTGTCAAATTG GTTGATGTTGTGGACTTCAATGGCAGCTTTTTGGCTCGCTTGCGTGATCTTGTTGGTGCCAATCCAATAATACTAGTTGTGACTAAG GTTGATCTCCTTCCTAGGGACACTGATCTTAATTGTGTTGGTGATTGGGTTGTAGAGGCCACCACAAAGAAAAAGCTTAG TGTTTTGAGTGTCCATCTCACCAGCTCCAAATCATTAGTTGGGATTGCTGGAGTTGTGTCAGAAATTCAAAGGGAGAAAAAG GGCCGAGATGTTTACATTCTG GGTTCAGCTAATGTTGGGAAATCTGCATTCATCAGTGCTTTACTGA AAACAATGGCACTTCGGGAtccagctgctgctgctgctcgaaaatacaaaccaatacaGTCGGCTGTTCCTGGAACAACCTTAGGTCCAATTCAGATTGACGCTTTCCTTGGAGGAGGG AAATTATATGACACACCCGGAGTTCATCTCCACCATAGACAAGCTGCAGTGGTTCATTCAGAAGATTTACCTGCTCTTGCCCCTCGAAGTCGTCTCAAGGGTCAATCTTTTCCT AACTCTAAGGTGGCCTCTGAAAACAGGATGGcagaaaaaatccaatccaatgGCTTGAatggattttcaattttttgggGAGGTCTTGTAAGAGTTGATATCTTGAAG GTTCTCCCCGAAACATGCTTAACATTTTATGGCCCCAAGGCTCTGCAGATTCATGTAGTACCCACTGATAAAGCTGATAAGTTTTACCAG AAAGAACTTGGAGTTCTATTGACACCTCCAACTGGAAAAGAGAGAGCACAAGATTGGAGAGGACTTGAATTAGAGCAGCAGTTGCAAGTAAAATTCGAGGAAGTGGAAAG GCCTGCTAGTGATGTAGCTATATCGGGTCTCGGATGGATTGCTGTGGAACCGGTAAGCAAATCACTTAGGCGGTCGGATATAAATTTGGAAGAAACTATCAAAGAACTGCATTTAGCTGTGCATGTACCAAAGCCAGTGGAGGTTTTTGTCCGGCCTCCTTTACCAGTAGGCAAGGCTGGAGCACAGTGGTATCAGTATCGAGAGTTgacagagaaagaagaagaattgagACCAAAATGGCACTATTAG
- the LOC18094015 gene encoding NADPH-dependent aldo-keto reductase, chloroplastic, which yields MMNNEVRLNCGINMPVLGLGTYSYPNDRQTTELAIDMALKMGYRHFDTAKIYGSEPAVGHALTEAILDQTVDREGIFVTSKLWGSDHHDPVSALRQTLKNMGMEYLDMYLVHWPVKLKPWNYSAVPPEDDFEPLDLESTWAGMEKCLDLGLCRCIGVSNFSSKKIQSLLDFASVPPAVNQVEMHPMWRQRKLRDFCADYKIHVSAYSPLGGPGNAWGTTAVVENPIIQSISRKHKTTPAQVALQWGLSKGSSMIVKSFNQKRLKENMEALNVKLDDQDLTDIEKLEEWKIMRGEFLVNDSTSPYKTIEDLWDGEI from the exons ATGATGAACAACGAAGTGCGTCTGAATTGCGGCATTAACATGCCAGTCCTGGGACTGGGCACTTATTCCTACCCTAATGATAGGCAGACGACGGAGCTAGCCATCGATATGGCACTCAAG ATGGGTTACAGGCATTTTGACACAGCAAAGATTTATGGTTCTGAGCCGGCTGTGGGGCATGCGTTAACAGAAGCGATTCTTGATCAAACAGTAGACAGAGAGGGGATTTTTGTTACATCTAAACTGTGGGGGAGTGATCATCATGATCCTGTCTCAGCACTCAGGCAAACTCTAAA GAACATGGGCATGGAATATTTGGACATGTATCTAGTGCATTGGCCAGTGAAGCTGAAGCCTTGGAATTACTCTGCCGTGCCTCCTGAAGATGACTTTGAGCCATTAGACCTTGAGTCCACATGGGCCGGCATGGAAAAATGTTTGGACTTGGGATTGTGCAGGTGCATTGGCGTCAGCAATTTCTCCAGCAAGAAGATCCAAAGCTTGTTGGATTTTGCCTCAGTACCTCCAGCTGTCAATCAG GTGGAAATGCATCCAATGTGGAGGCAAAGAAAACTAAGAGATTTTTGTGCGGACTACAAGATCCATGTAAGTGCTTATTCGCCACTTGGTGGCCCTGGAAATGCATGGGGAACAACCGCCGTGGTTGAAAATCCAATAATACAGTCCATCTCTCGCAAGCACAAGACGACCCCAGCTCAG GTGGCGTTACAGTGGGGGCTGTCAAAGGGATCAAGCATGATAGTGAAGAGTTTTAATCAGAAGAGGTTGAAGGAAAACATGGAGGCCTTGAATGTAAAACTGGATGATCAAGATCTCACTGACATTGAGAAACTGGAGGAATGGAAGATCATGAGAGGAGAATTTCTTGTTAACGACTCAACAAGTCCTTATAAGACAATTGAAGATCTAtgggatggtgagatttga
- the LOC7483261 gene encoding structural maintenance of chromosomes protein 2-1 encodes MYVKEICLEGFKSYATRTVVQGFDPFFNAITGLNGSGKSNILDSICFVLGITNLQQVRASNLQELVYKQGQAGITKATVSIVFDNSDRSRSPLGYENHSEITVTRQIVVGGRNKYLINGKLAQPSQVQNLFHSVQLNVNNPHFLIMQGRITKVLNMKPPEILSMLEEAAGTRMYETKKESALKTLEKKQSKVVEINKLLDQEILPALEKLRKERMQYMQWANGNAELDRLKRFCVAYDYVQAEKIRDSAVGEVEQMKAKIAEIDHNADRMRVEIQQKETEVSKLTAEKEASMGGEAKTLSENVDVLAQDLVREVSVLNNKEDTLRSEQENAEKIVHSIEDLKQSVEERATAVKKSEEGAADLKKRVEDFFKSLENYEKEYQGVLAGKSSGDEEKCLEDQLGEAKVAVGNAETELKQLKTKINHCERELKEKTHQLMSKCEEAAAVQNELSARRKDVENAKSAMESLPYKEGQMEALQKDRASELELVQKLKDEIRDLSAQLSNLQFTYRDPVRNFDRSKVKGVVAKLIKVKDRSTMTALEVTAGGKLYNVVVDTESTGKQLLQNGDLRRRVTIVPLNKIQSHTVHPRIQQAAVRLVGKENAELALSLVGYDEELKTAMEYVFGSTFVCKTMDAAKEVAFSREIRTPSVTLEGDIFQPSGLLTGGSRMGGGYLLRQLHEWAEAESNLLLRQRRLSEIEAKITELLPVHKKFVDLKKQLELKLYDLSLFQGRAEQNEHHKLGEVVKKIEQELEEAKFAAKQKEILYNECVSTVSKLEKSIKEHDNNREGRLKDLEKQIKATKAQMKSASKDLKGHENERERLIMEQEAVVKEHASLESQLDSLRTQISRLNFEIEEQKAKVASTRNNHDQAQSELDSIRLKMLECDSQISSILKEQQKLQHKLGETKLERKKLENEVKRMEMEQKDCSTKVDRLIEKHAWIASEKQLFGRSGTDYEFMSRDPTKAREELERLQAEQSGLEKRVNKKVMAMFEKAEDEYNDLMSKKNIIENDKSKIKKVIEELDEKKKETLKVTWVKVNNDFGSVFSTLLPGTMAKLEPPEGCSFLDGLEVRVAFGSVWKQSLSELSGGQRSLLALSLILALLLFKPAPLYILDEVDAALDLSHTQNIGRMIKAHFPHSQFIVVSLKEGMFNNANVLFRTKFVDGVSTVQRTVAAKQNK; translated from the exons ATGTATGTAAAGGAGATATGTTTAGAGGGGTTCAAATCTTACGCAACAAGAACAGTTGTACAAGGATTTGACCCCTTTTTCAATGCAATCACGGGGCTGAACGGGTCGGGCAAGTCGAATATTTTGGATTCGATTTGCTTTGTCTTGGGTATAACTAATCTGCAGCAAGTTAGGGCTTCGAATTTGCAGGAGTTAGTGTACAAGCAAGGACAAGCAGGGATCACTAAAGCAACAGTGTCAATCGTGTTCGATAATTCTGACAGGAGCAGGAGTCCTCTTGGGTACGAGAATCATTCTGAGATTACTGTTACAAGACAG ATTGTGGTTGGTGGAAGGAACAAGTATTTGATCAATGGAAAGCTAGCCCAGCCTAGCCAAGTTCAAAACCTTTTTCATTCGGTGCAGCTGAATGTTAACAATCCACATTTTCTCATTATGCAAGGACGTATTACTAAGGTCTTAAATATGAAACCTCCAGAGATCTTATCTATGCTTGAAGAGGCTGCTGGGACAAGAATGTATGAGACAAAGAAAGAGTCTGCATTGAAAACACTAGAGAAGAAACAGAGCAAGGTGGTTGAAATTAACAAGCTTCTTGACCAGGAGATACTTCCAGCTCTGGAAAAGTTGAGGAAGGAGAGGATGCAATATATGCAATGGGCCAATGGCAATGCTGAATTAGATCGACTCAAAAGGTTTTGTGTTGCTTATGATTATGTTCAAGCAGAGAAAATCAGAGACAGTGCAGTTGGTGAGGTGGAACAAATGAAGGCCAAAATTGCTGAGATTGACCATAATGCAGATCGAATGCGGGTGGAAATACAACAAAAGGAGACCGAAGTATCAAAACTGACTGCTGAAAAGGAAGCCAGTATGGGTGGGGAAGCAAAAACTCTGTCAGAGAATGTAGATGTGCTCGCTCAAGATCTTGTGCGAGAGGTATCTGTGTTGAATAACAAAGAGGATACTTTAAGGAGTGAACAGGAGAATGCTGAAAAG ATTGTTCATAGTATTGAAGACTTGAAGCAGTCTGTAGAAGAGAGGGCCACTGCTGTTAAAAAGTCTGAAGAAGGAGCAGCTGATCTCAAAAAGAGAGTTGAAGATTTTTTCAAGAGTTTGGAAAATTATGAGAAGGAATACCAA GGTGTACTAGCTGGGAAGAGCAGTGGTGATGAGGAGAAATGCCTTGAAGATCAACTGGGTGAAGCGAAGGTTGCAGTTGGAAATGCTGAGACAGAATTGAaacaattgaaaacaaaaattaaccaTTGTGAGAGAGAGCTGAAAGAGAAAACACATCAGTTAATGTCAAAGTGTGAAGAAGCTGCTGCTGTACAGAATGAGCTTAGTGCTAGAAGGAAAGATGTGGAAAATGCTAAATCGGCAATGGAATCTCTTCCATATAAGGAAGGCCAGATGGAAGCTTTACAGAAG GATCGTGCATCTGAATTGGAACTAGTGCagaagttgaaagatgaaatacgAGACCTTTCAGCGCAACTATCAAATCTTCAATTCACATACCGGGATCCTGTGAGAAACTTTGATAGGTCAAAAGTAAAAGGCGTGGTAGCTAAACTTATTAAAGTAAAGGACAGATCCACAATGACTGCCCTAGAG GTTACTGCAGGTGGAAAGTTATATAATGTTGTTGTAGACACTGAGAGCACTGGAAAACAACTTCTTCAAAATGGTGATCTCCGTAGAAGAGTCACAATTGTCcccttaaataaaattcaatcccATACTGTACACCCTAGGATTCAGCAGGCTGCTGTTAGATTG GTTGGCAAGGAGAATGCAGAACTGGCACTTTCTTTGGTTGGCTATGATGAGGAATTGAAG ACTGCTATGGAATATGTTTTTGGTTCAACATTTGTTTGCAAAACCATGGATGCTGCAAAGGAG GTTGCTTTCAGTCGAGAAATCCGCACTCCTAGTGTCACTCTTGAAGGCGACATCTTCCAGCCAAGCGGTCTTTTAACTGGCGGAAGCCGCAT GGGTGGAGGCTATCTGTTAAGGCAACTCCATGAATGGGCAGAGGCTGAATCAAATCTTCTACTACGTCAGAGAAGGTTATCtgaaattgaagcaaag ATTACAGAGCTCTTGCCAGTTCATAAAAAGTTTGTGGACCTTAAAAAACAGCTAGAACTTAAGTTGTATGATCTTTCGTTATTTCAGGGAAGGGCTGAGCAAAACGAGCACCATaag CTTGGTGAAGTGGTAAAGAAGATTGAACAGGAGCTTGAAGAAGCAAAGTTTGCAGccaaacaaaaggaaattttgTATAATGAGTGTGTTAGTACAGTGTCAAAGCTTGAGAAATCAATCAAAGAGCACGATAATAACCGAGAAGGCAGGCTCAAAGACTTGGAGAAACAAATTAAGGCTACAAAAGCACAAATGAAGTCAGCTTCAAAGGACCTCAAG GGGcatgaaaatgaaagagagagactTATCATGGAACAGGAAGCAGTCGTGAAAGAACATGCATCTTTGGAGAGTCAATTAGATTCTTTGAGAACACAAATCAGCCGTCTCAATTTTGAAATAGAAGAACAAAAAGCCAAG GTTGCTTCCACACGCAATAATCATGATCAGGCTCAATCTGAGCTCGATTCAATCCGTCTAAAGATGTTGGAATGTGATTCCCAAATTAGTAGCATTCTCAAGGAGCAGCAAAAACTTCAACATAAACTTGGTGAGACAAAGCTTGAAAGGAAGAAGTTGGAGAATGAG GTGAAAAGAATGGAAATGGAGCAGAAAGATTGCTCTACGAAGGTAGATAGATTGATAGAGAAGCATGCCTGGATTGCTTCTGAGAAGCAGCTATTTGGGAGAAGTGGGACTGATTATGAATTTATGTCCCGCGATCCCACTAAAGCAAGAGAGGAACTTGAGAGATTGCAAGCGGAGCAATCAGG GCTTGAGAAAAGGGTGAACAAGAAAGTTATGGCAATGTTTGAAAAAGCAGAAGACGAGTACAATGATTTGATGTCgaagaaaaacattattgag AATGACAAGTCTAAAATCAAGAAGGTGATTGAAGAGCTAGatgagaagaagaaggagactCTCAaagttacatgggttaaagtaAACAa tgACTTCGGATCTGTCTTTTCCACTCTGTTGCCGGGCACCATGGCAAAGCTAGAACCTCCTGAAGGTTGCAGTTTCCTAGACGGTCTTGAGGTTCGTGTTGCTTTTGGAAGTGTCTGGAAACAGTCGTTGTCAGAACTAAGTGGAGGCCAACGCTCTCTGCTTGCTCTATCTCTAATCTTGGCATTGCTTCTCTTCAAGCCAGCTCCACTTTATATTCTAGATGAG GTTGATGCGGCTCTTGATTTAAGCCACACACAGAACATAGGGAGAATGATCAAAGCTCACTTCCCGCACTCCCAG TTTATCGTGGTTTCACTGAAAGAAGGCATGTTCAACAATGCCAACGTTCTTTTCCGGACAAAATTTGTGGATGGTGTTTCCACTGTACAGAGGACTGTTGCCGCTAAGCAGAACAAGTGA